The sequence CGCGGCGTCGTAGGCCTCGCGATAGGTGCGGCGCTGCTGCATGTAGGTCATGTTGCCGCTGAGGGCCCTCAGCAGGTAGGTGGCGGTCCAGCCCACCACCAGCACCATCAGCAGGGCCGACGCGGCGATGCCGGCGGAGAAGCCCTCGAAACCATTGGCCTGGAACAGCGCATAGCCCAAGGCCCCGAGGCCGAACACCGCCAGCCCGAGCAGCAGGGATTGACCCTTGGTCATCGGGCAGCCTGGCCGGCCATGCGCAGATTGATGAATGGCGCGAACAGAATCAGGCCAGGGAAGAACAGGAACACCAGTCCATAGATCCCGAAGCGCTCCACTTTGCCCATCACTGTCCAGCGCTTGACCATCCAGGCGTACAGGGCCAGGGGGATCACCACCAGATAGGCCCCGCCGAGGGCGACGTAGAGGGCGAGCACCGGCAGCACCCCGGAGGGCAGCGCTCCCAGAAGACCAAG is a genomic window of Cyanobium sp. NS01 containing:
- a CDS encoding DUF3007 family protein, giving the protein MTKGQSLLLGLAVFGLGALGYALFQANGFEGFSAGIAASALLMVLVVGWTATYLLRALSGNMTYMQQRRTYREAYDAATTEALQRKFDALSPEDQLRLLRDTGQLSPEADEPDSAPASGETTTAETLHGEA
- a CDS encoding NAD(P)H-quinone oxidoreductase subunit L, which encodes MSLLGLLGALPSGVLPVLALYVALGGAYLVVIPLALYAWMVKRWTVMGKVERFGIYGLVFLFFPGLILFAPFINLRMAGQAAR